The Oleiphilus messinensis DNA segment TGCCGTGATTGTGCTTTTTATTGTGGTTGACCCGATTGTGGCGCCATTCCGGGTTTTGGCGATCGTGCATACTGCCTGTGCTGCCGTTTCTGTCATCATCACGGATCGAGAAAAAGAAGAAACGGTGCTGCCAGCAGAGCCGGCTGTTTCGGGATAAAAGCCACAACGATGCAGCTTGAGCACTTTACATTACAATTCAGTCTTCTGTATTACCGCAGTCTGATAGACGTACTGCGGCCATTCGGTGACTGTATTGATACCAACGACGGAAAAACATGATATTCGGTATACTCACTAACAACAAGGTCTCAACGATAAGACCTAAAGGCAGGAGCACACTAAGAGTGGCCAGTGTAAACCAGGTTAAACGAAAACAATCCCGGGAGAGGACATAACGTTCATGGTCATTTAACGCCATTTTGGGGATAAAGCGATATACACGTTCCATAAAATAACTGTTGTCCCGGCGTTTTAGACGGGCAGATTTTTTCTCATTTAGCATAATTTGCACCACACAAAGCAAGAGTACGACTAAAGTATAATAAGATATTGTTTAAATTAACGCCAAAATCGTCTCAATGCAAATTCAATTCGGATCAACGGGCTCAGATTGCTCTTTTTCGATTCGATACACCGGGAGGTACGGGGTAATGCGTTCATCGCTAATTTTTTTAGGGCGATAGCGCTTGGGATTATCGGGGTCGTACGACTTGAGGTGTCCAAGCTTTGGGGGCTTGTTTTCGGTTAGTACCAGCAAAGGCGTGTGATTGCTGGTTTGTCGTTTGATTCGGCGGCCAAGCTCGTCTTTTTCTTGATAGAGCAGATTTGCTAAAGGGTGTAATTTCATATCTCGCTTCAAGCGCAATTCGATGTCTTCCGGGAGTAGCCCAAATTTAGCAATTTCGGCATTCAACCGGGTTGGCCAGTCCAGTGAATCATGGGCTGTGAGTGGACGACCTTTTTTCATCTTTTCCAAGAGTTTGATAACGTCATGTTTTGTCACTTTTTGTGACAGCGGTCGTCGACCCCATGTGAAATTGATAGAGTAGAGCGGTTTATCGAGCAGACAGAGATGTCTCGTGACCTGAAGATGAATTAATCTGGGAAAGAGCCGGTGCACAATATCAAACCGCTCATGTTGGTCTTCAATTAAGTTACTGATTCGACTAAATTCATCTTTTAGCTGGTTAATGCCAGCAACTTTATCCCGGTAGTAGTCGGCATTGTCGGTTCGCACTACGATTACCCCCGGGAGTCTGAACACTACTTTTGTTGCTTCACCTCCGCCAGCGTGGAAGTTTACGTAGGCATTACATGCGGAGTCGAGTGCTTCCGCGTCTTCATTCAATTCCGGAATGATATAGCCATAGGGCTCATATTCTTCATGGGGCTTAACCCGGGGTAAGTGAAACAAACGAGTTTGAATGATATCTGCACTTTTAATTGTCTGGATCAATGATGCCAGTTCGTGTTCCAGTTCTCCCATTACATCCTGTAACGAGGATGTTATTTCAGAAACTTCCATTTTACACAATTCCACTGTAAGTATTTATTCAAATATTGTCGTTATCACGTTGAATAATATCACTTTACAAGTTCCGTTGTTGTGTAGGAATGCAACATGTCCGCTAAAGCCGTGACAAGTTCTTCAAAGGAAATGATGCTATTTTCTTCAGACAAATGTTTTACGACCGTGTAAACACTGCCATTGATATAACAGTAGATTGCAGCGGGTATGTTCTTTAATTTTGTCAGTTCCGGATGGTACAAAAGGTATTGCATGAAAAGATCCATGAGCACGCGATTAATCGGTTCCTGATACACTGCCATATCAATGGTGAACGCATGTCGAGCGCACCTTAGGTACAGTTGATCATTCTTTTCAAGAAAGTCGCGAAAGTTATATAACAACTCATGGATGAGATCTCGTATTTCCATCCGAACAAGCCTGGGGGCGAGGGGCTGAATCATCGCGACGGTATCGTCTACGAATCGTTTCGCGGCGGCTTCAAATATTGCTTCTTTATTATCGAAATATTCATACAGTGAACCTACACCAATGCCTGCCAAATCCGCTATTTGACGGGTCGTTGCCGCATTGGGGCCTTCTTTGGCAAGCACCATGAGTGCAGCCTGAATAATCGCGTCTACCGTTGCTTTCGAGCGGTTCTGTCTTGGTACTCTGGCCATAGATATTTTCCGAATTGAATCCGAACAAGCACTCGACTTATTATGTCAGTAAGTTATGTGACAGTAAATAGCGTAAAGGTTTGGGTCCACACACTGTATTAGTGTGAATTTAAAGTAAACCAGTTCAAACAAGATACCTGTGGTTCATTTTATGTCATTCGCCGAATGATAGTAACAATGGTATTAGCTACGTAGTGGAGATTGTTATGGCTTCTATCGATTTAGATAAGATGCTCGAAAAAGTCAAAAAGACCCAGTGGTCTTTGGATGAAATCGATTGGGACGCACCCGGTGCGGAATTGATCACGGAAGAGCAATGGCCCAAGCTGAAAGATTTTATGGCCGATCTGATGTGGATCGAGCACGTGGGCGCACGCGCCTTTGCAGCCATGGCAAAAAAAGCCCCGACAGATACACTGCGGGAATTGTACTCTTATTTTCATGCCGAAGAACAACGACACGCCAATGCCGAAATGGCGTTGATGCGCCGCTGGGGCATGCTGGATGGTGATGAGATACCTGAGCCGAATATCAATCTGAGGTTGGTTATTGAATGGCTGGATCGCTACAGCGATGAAATGCCTTACTATGTATTAGGCACAGTGGTCCCCATGCTTGAAGTCGCACTTGATGGAGCGCTCTGCAAATTCTTGCTGGATACGGTTGATGACCCCGTTTGCCACCAGGCATTCGAAAAAATTAATGGTGATGAAGCGCGTCATTTGGGGGTTGGCTTTACGGTCATGGAAATGCAAGGGCGGGGCAAAAGTACGATCAAGGCCATGCAAATGGTCGCGCCTTTACTGGATCCAAGGCTCATTCTGGGGATTGCATCCTATTTCCCGTTGCTTAACAAGATGCGTGACAATATTGTCGCAATGGGTCTCCCAGAAGAACGCTTGTATGATGCAATGCGTAAGTTTGAGAAGATCGGGGGGCGAACTGAAGATGGGCGCCGTAATCCATGGTTCCAGATTATTAAACACCATGGCCGCATGGTGATAAACCGCTCGAACTCTTTCTATCACGTACCTGTCGATGCATTGGTTAGGCTCACCGGACGCATTCCAAGGAGGGCGTTACCGGCGGTTCCTTCCTGGGTTTATGAGTTAACCGATAAACCCACATCTGATGTTGTTTGATTGAAGAGAGCCAGGTTATGACCACACGTAGTAAAACTCCGAATACCAAAGCCACGACGACCAAGCCGGCTCGTCGTGCAAGTACAGCAGCGTCAAAAGCAAATATTTTAAAAACAAATGTTTCAAATACAAAGGTTTCAAAATCAAACGCATCAAAGACACCCCGTAAAAATACGGCCAATGTGATTGGCATTGAATCAAGATCCAAACCCAAGCTGGCATCGGTTGTTATCATCGGCGCAGGCTTCGCCGGGATCGGTATGGCAATTCGATTGCAACAGTCAGGCATTAAGGATTTCATCATTCTTGAACGGGGTAGTGAGGTAGGTGGTACCTGGCGGGACAATCAATATCCTGGTGCGGCATGTGATATTCCATCTAATTTGTATTCCTATTCCTTTGCACAAAACCCGAATTGGTCTAAAAGCTTTTCAGGTAGCCGGGAAATACTGGACTACATCAAAAACCTGGTAAAGGAGCACAACCTCGAGAGCTACATTCGTTTTAATTGTAATGTGGTTGATACGGAGTTTCACGAGGAAGGTGGCATCTGGAATGTCACCTGCGAAAATGGTAATCATTACTGTGGACGTGCGATGGTGATGGCTCAAGGGCCTTTGTCTAATGCCAGCTTGCCAAACATCGAAGGGGTAGAGGATTTTGAAGGCCACAAAATTCACAGTGCGCGCTGGGATCACAATTACGATTTCAAAGGTAAAAAAGTCGCGGTGATTGGTACGGGTGCGAGCGCAGTGCAAATCATACCGGAACTGATTAAAGAGGCGGAACATGTAAAAGTATTTCAACGTACCGCTGCCTGGGTCATGCCACGGCCAGATTTTAATGTCCCGAACTGGAACAAGGCTCTTTTCTCGAAAATTCCGGCAACACAGCGTGCCGTCCGAAATGCCCTTTATCTAGGTCACGAAGCGATGGCATTAGCGGTAATTTGGAACTCCCCTCTGACCCGCGTTGCGGAGAAGATTGGTGCCGCGCACCTGAAAAATCAAGTAAAAGACAAGTGGTTACGGCGTCAGTTGACCCCCAACTACAAGATCGGCTGCAAGCGGGTGCTGGTTTCCAATGATTACTACCCGGCATTGCAACAAGAAAACTGTAAACTGATTACCTGGCCCATCAACAAAATCAGTGCAAGTGGCATCAAAACCGTTGAGGGTATCGAACATCAGGTGGATTGTATCGTATTTGCGACCGGTTTTGATGTTTGCAAATCAGGTACGCCATTTCCAGTTCGAGGCCTTGAAGGCGTGGAGTTGTCTGAGCGCTGGGCGCGTGGAGCTAAAGCCTATAAAAGTATAAGCGTAACAGGGTACCCCAATCTCTTTATGATTTTTGGGCCTAATTCAGGCCCGGGGCACAACTCGGCACTGGTCTATATGGAATCCCAGTTGGACTACGCGGTTAAAGGTATCAGCAAAATATTGAGCGAGAATCTCAAGCTGATGGATGTTCGTTCAGATAAGCAACGCCGGTTCAATGCGGATATTCAACGTCGCTTGGCGAAGACGAACTGGAACTCCGGGTGCAAGAGCTGGTATCTCACGGAAGATGGCTTTAATGCTACCATGTACCCCGGATTTGCAAGCCAATTCAAAGCACAGATGGAAAAATTCAAGAGTACAGATTATCGAATTGTAAAAGCTTGAACCGCTTCCCTCTGAATGCTCTAGAATGGTTAGAGAGGAGGGGGGAGAATGACTAGTTTAGCCAAATTACTTGTCCTGGTTTCATTATTTTCACAATTTGCTTGCAGTGAAAATGATGAAACCGTTGATCTGTATGCACTGCTGCAAGTGGAAGTTTTGACCACTGAACTCAGCAGTCCCTGGGGGATGGTTCAACTTCCTGACGGTGCACTGCTCATCACAGAAAAAACCGGTTCTGCTCGTTTGTGGTCCCGCGGCAGACTTTCCCATCCGATTTCGAGAACGCCCGAGGCTTATGTCGCAGGTCAAGGGGGGTTGCTAGACGTCGTATTACACCCTGAATACGAGAAAAATGGCTGGATTTACCTTTCCTATGCTTACGGTGATCGGCGGAAAAATGCGACCCGTCTGGTTCGCACCCGCCTTTCAGGCTTGCAATTCTCAACACCCGAGGTTCTGTTTACCGCAACCCGTAAAAATACTGCTGCCCATTTTGGCGGCAGGATGACATTCCTCCCGGATCGAACTCTATTGTTAACCGTCGGTGATGGTTATAGTTTTAAGGACCAGGCTCAGGAACTATCCAGTACACTGGGAAAAATAATAAGGCTGAATGGTGATGGCAGCATACCTGATGATAATCCATTTGTTGCTCTGGAAAGTGCCAAGCCAGAAATATATAGCTTGGGACATCGTAATCCCCAGGGAATCTATTTTGACCCGGAACGGAAAGTGGTGTTTTCAAATGAACATGGACCCAAAGGAGGGGATGAGATTAACATCATCGAATCCGGGAAAAATTACGGCTGGCCAAAAATCACTTATGGTGTCGATTATTCCGGGGAAGTGATCACACCCCACAGTGCCTTACCAGGCTTGGAGCAACCGTTGGTCGACTGGACACCCTCCATTGCCCCCTCATCTATCATCGTATACTACGGACAACAGTTTCCGGAGTTTCGCGGACATTTACTCAGCACAACGCTCAAGTATCGCGAATTGCGACTCACACAATTGTCTGGAACTAAAGTAGTAAATGAAGTGTCTTTACTAACGGAATGGAATGAACGCTTTCGCGACCTTCTTGTGGGCTCTGAAGGTGAAATTTATTTGCTTACGGACAGTGGCAAATTGATGAAAGTAACCCGACGTTAAATTATGTCAGAGGTGTAAAAAACAAAAATGGCGCTTTAAGCGCGCCATTGTAGTTTTATCGTTAACAGTATTGTTATTCTTACGAGTAGTCTTTATATCAAGACTTCAAGGATTGAACTTTTCTTTTCGAGTCCAAAGATCTTTGTACATGACCCAATCACCCATAAAGCTGTATAACGGGTATTTAAAGGTTGCAGGGCGATTGTTTTCGAAAAAGAAGTGGCCGACCCAGGCGGGACCGTAGCCGAGTAGTAACAATACCCAGATATAAGCCCAGGCTCCGGTAAATATGATAAAAACCAGTGCCATCAAAACGAGTGTGGAACCAATGAAATGTAACAGGCGGCAAGTGGCATTGGTGTGTTCCGATAGGTAGAAAGGATAAAACTCTCGAAACGACTGGTATGCTTTCTCACTCATAGTTCTGTAACCTGTTTACTTATTAGAATAGCCCTTCACCATAACCTTCGTCGGTTAAAAGTTCTGTCGTGTAGCTGACACTAACTTGCTGTTTAAGTATCGGTTTCCGGACAGAGATTTGCTTCAATGCATCGCTTTAGCTGGGATTTGCTTACGGGTTTCTTAAGGTAATCCGACATTCCCGATGCCAGGCAGCGTTCACGATCACCACTCATCGCATTCGCTGTGACGGCAATAATTGGCGTCCGGTTGTTTTTCCCCGAATGCGCCCGGATGGTTCGGGTGGCTTCAAAACCATCGATAATCGGCATCTGGCAGTCCATCAAAATACAGCAGAAAGACAGTTTATTGCACATTTCTATTGCTTCTCCGCCATTGTTTGCCGTTTCCACAGGATAGCCCAATTTAATCACGATGGTTTTAAGTAAAAGCTGATTGACCGGGTTATCTTCCACTATCAATACTGGCAATGCAGTTTCTGTTTGTGAATCGGTCGAATCAACGCCTTCTGTAGGCTTAAGCGCTCGATTATCGTGACTTGCTATAATTTCTGTCCCTTTTTGCCAGGGAATCTGAATTGTAATTTGGGTGCCATTGTCGATGTCTGAGTTCTGTCTTGTAACGGAATCATAATGGATAGTTCCTCCCATGGTTTCCACCAATGCCTTACTGAGTGACATGCCAAACCCAAGCCCCCCGTACTGCCTTGAAAAGCTACTGTCGCCCTGGTTAAAGGGTTTGAAGATATGGGCTTTGATCTTTGGATCAATGCCGACGCCGGTATCGGAAATAACGAACTTCGTTTCAATCACGGAATCCGCTACGTTGATTTCCCAGGCAAAGGTTACGCTTCCGGTATGGGTGAACTTTACAGCATTATCGAGAATTTGAAGTAACACTTCACCCAGCCGTTTTTCATCACCGATCAGGTGTTGATTTAATCGAGCAGGTAGGTGCTGGAAGGTGATATTTTTGCGACGGCAATCCGCTTCAATTTTTTCTAGTATTGGGTTTAGTGCCTGATGTAAATTAAAAGGTTCTTGTCTCAGCTGTAGAGTACCCGATTGTACTTCTGAAAATTCCAGCAAACTCTCTACCATTTGAGTCATATGCCCTGCACAAGACCTCGCTGCAGTTAAATGTGTTTGATCCTGGCTCTCCGGTCTATCCGCTGTCAGCAATTCCAAAGCGCTTTGTATGCCGTGCATTGGCGTGCGAAGTTCATGGCTGATGGTAGCCAGAAACTGGTCTTTTACTGTATTACTCTTACGCAGAGCCTCAAGAATCTGATTTAGGTCGCGGTTTTTCTCTTCCATGGCGAGCTTGGTCGATCGCTCTACTTCCTGCTTTTCGAGCCGCATCCGGTTGATTCGATCCGCCAAGGCGAAGGAAAGGAAAATAACTTCCAGAGCAGAGCCAAGTTGTGCGGCATGCAGGGTTATGCTGTTAATTGGTAAGACGCCTTTAATACTGAATCCGTAGATCACTGAGCCAATGAGCAATACTGCCCATGCCAAAACATAAAACCGGGCCTGGATAACGCCCTTCCGCCAAAGCTTAATACCGGTATAGAGCAATACTGTACACAACAGGAGAGCTGACCAAATGGCAATATTGATGGCGAGCTGATAGGGGAGGAACTGCCATGCAGCCAGAAATGCCACGGTGTTCATGAAAGCAATGGCAAGCAAAACGCGATCTAATATCCGGTGATTTTTAGCCGTTTGTAAGAATGCTCGACTAAATAATGCATCTACGACTATCACTGAAAAAGTGAGCAATGGAATCGATTTTTCATTAAATGTTATCTGATCAGGCCAGAAGTATTGAAAGCTGTAACCCCACAACGTTGCTTGCAATAAAGCAAACAAAACGATACTGCCAACATAATAAAAGTAACTGATATCGCGAATGGAAAAACCCAGGAATAAATTGTAAAGCGCCATGACAACGGTAATACCAAAGTAAATGCCATAGACTAGGCTCAAATCCTGGGTTTGTTCGAGTAGATTGTCGGGGTGCCAAAGGTATATCGGTAATTGTATTGAGCTTGTGGAGTGAACAAAAATAAGAAGCTTTAGTGTTTTATCGGGTTCCAGGGAAACGGGTATTTTATAGGTGGTGCTCGCTATGGGTCTGTTGTTATGGGATTGGCGATCCCCCAGGTGACTCATTAGATCAATGAGAGTTTGCGTGTCCGCATCATAGGCGCTTAGGTCATACACCCAAAGGTTATCAAGGTGTGGATAAGCTATTTCGAGGAAGGCTTCGAAGCGTTCGTAATGTTCCGACCCGGCAAGGTTGCGAATGTTGATTTCGGTGTAAAACCAGTAGCGACTTTTTGAAAAACCAAAACTGTGATTTTCAGGCGTAGGTTTGAAATGGTGTTCGATAAAATCCGGGGTAAAATCTTGCACGGACTTCGGCGTATCCTTATTTTCAAAATACGTGGTTTTCAGTGTGGCTTTTTCGTGGCGTAACTGCACCCAATCTACTTTGTTTTCGATAAAACCCGAGGCGAATGCCACATTGGGAGGGACTAGCAAGAGAAAACTGGCGGCTAAACTCAAGAGCACTACATACTGTCGCATAGTGTTCCTCTATATGGAGTCAATGCGTCTTTAAATCATAAGAGAAGAGAACCATGTCCTGGAGGAGTGCACAAAAAAGGGAACCATGGGTTCCCTTTAAGAATAGAAGACAATTTACATCTTCGAAAGTTGAGTGTTTCAGGTCGTTACATGAACGTCCTTTGCCATAACCAGAAGCCACCCAATACCGCGATATTAGCAGAAAAGAAACCCGCCACAATTTGGCCGCGTTGCCACTTGAATACCATTCGAATCGGGATGATCATCAGCGCGACCAGACTGAGTTGCCCAAGCTCCACGCCCAGGTTGAAGTAAAACAACCGCTCCATGGCCGGGAAACCGTTACCCAATTCAATCAGCAAATAACTGAAACCTACGCCATGAATCAAGCCGAATACCGGGATAAGGATATGTCTAAGGCGAATGATGGGCTTGCCATATTTGAGTGCCAGGATGTTCTCAATGCCGATGGCCAGCACGGTCAGCGCGATCAAAGGTTCGGTAATCGATGGTGGCAGTATGAGTACTTTATAATAGGATAGCGCCAGTGTAATGGAGTGGGCTATGGTAAACATACTGATCCACAGCAGCAAATGACGCCAGACGACGGGAACCAGCAGCAGCGCAAAGACAAATACGACGTGATCAATTCCTGTCCAGATATGCTCCATGCCCAACCAGATAAAATCCGTTCCGGATGACTGTAATTCAGAACCAAAATCAGCGTTAGAGCTTTGTGGTTGAAGTGGGGTTGTTGCTAGGGGCTGAGCTGCTTGATTCTCATTGAAATTGCTGTCCAGGGAGATTTTTTGATTTGGGTCGGCCAAGGTAAATTCTGCGCCGAGTGATTTATTCCAATCTTTAAGAATCTTCTCAACGAAGAGCATTAACACCGGCTGTTCTGCATCGAGCCTGATTTGCATTTGCTCTCCAGCCATAAACACCTGGGTGTAATTACGGTGGTCCGGCCAGTATGGGTGAAACAATTTGTAGCCAATTTCAAGCTGTTTCATGTCGTTTGGGCAATCATAGGTTAAATGATATTGGTAAGCCTGAATTTTATCCAGCACCCGAGAGCTGTGTTCGGAAACTGTACAAAGTGCTCCTTGATCCAGAACTCGCCATCCTGATTTGATTGCATCAATATAATATTCAGGCGGCTCTGGTGTGACTAAAGCCTCTGAAGTTTGAGTGGAGTTTACTTCGAGTTCAAGCAGGTTATCACTGGGCACGGTGTAAATAATTTTAACACCCGGTTCTGCAATTTGGATTGATGTATCTGTAAATCCACTGACGTGGGCTAACGCGGTTTTAGTGAAGAAAAGTAGGAATAGCAGGATGAGTCTCATGGTTTGGATCTTTGATTTAGCAATTTAGATACCCACCATGTGACATTGGCGTACATGGTGGGAGGTAAGTAGAGCAATTCGGATTAAACAGCGCTTTTTCTAAAGCCCCGAGCGCCCATAATGCCCAGAGCCAAAGCAAAGAGTGCAACCACGGGTGGTTCTGGAACTTGACTGACATTAATTGATGTTG contains these protein-coding regions:
- a CDS encoding HupE/UreJ family protein; the encoded protein is MRLILLFLLFFTKTALAHVSGFTDTSIQIAEPGVKIIYTVPSDNLLELEVNSTQTSEALVTPEPPEYYIDAIKSGWRVLDQGALCTVSEHSSRVLDKIQAYQYHLTYDCPNDMKQLEIGYKLFHPYWPDHRNYTQVFMAGEQMQIRLDAEQPVLMLFVEKILKDWNKSLGAEFTLADPNQKISLDSNFNENQAAQPLATTPLQPQSSNADFGSELQSSGTDFIWLGMEHIWTGIDHVVFVFALLLVPVVWRHLLLWISMFTIAHSITLALSYYKVLILPPSITEPLIALTVLAIGIENILALKYGKPIIRLRHILIPVFGLIHGVGFSYLLIELGNGFPAMERLFYFNLGVELGQLSLVALMIIPIRMVFKWQRGQIVAGFFSANIAVLGGFWLWQRTFM
- a CDS encoding ferritin-like domain-containing protein, yielding MASIDLDKMLEKVKKTQWSLDEIDWDAPGAELITEEQWPKLKDFMADLMWIEHVGARAFAAMAKKAPTDTLRELYSYFHAEEQRHANAEMALMRRWGMLDGDEIPEPNINLRLVIEWLDRYSDEMPYYVLGTVVPMLEVALDGALCKFLLDTVDDPVCHQAFEKINGDEARHLGVGFTVMEMQGRGKSTIKAMQMVAPLLDPRLILGIASYFPLLNKMRDNIVAMGLPEERLYDAMRKFEKIGGRTEDGRRNPWFQIIKHHGRMVINRSNSFYHVPVDALVRLTGRIPRRALPAVPSWVYELTDKPTSDVV
- a CDS encoding TetR/AcrR family transcriptional regulator, which translates into the protein MARVPRQNRSKATVDAIIQAALMVLAKEGPNAATTRQIADLAGIGVGSLYEYFDNKEAIFEAAAKRFVDDTVAMIQPLAPRLVRMEIRDLIHELLYNFRDFLEKNDQLYLRCARHAFTIDMAVYQEPINRVLMDLFMQYLLYHPELTKLKNIPAAIYCYINGSVYTVVKHLSEENSIISFEELVTALADMLHSYTTTELVK
- a CDS encoding DNA replication terminus site-binding protein, producing the protein MEVSEITSSLQDVMGELEHELASLIQTIKSADIIQTRLFHLPRVKPHEEYEPYGYIIPELNEDAEALDSACNAYVNFHAGGGEATKVVFRLPGVIVVRTDNADYYRDKVAGINQLKDEFSRISNLIEDQHERFDIVHRLFPRLIHLQVTRHLCLLDKPLYSINFTWGRRPLSQKVTKHDVIKLLEKMKKGRPLTAHDSLDWPTRLNAEIAKFGLLPEDIELRLKRDMKLHPLANLLYQEKDELGRRIKRQTSNHTPLLVLTENKPPKLGHLKSYDPDNPKRYRPKKISDERITPYLPVYRIEKEQSEPVDPN
- a CDS encoding hybrid sensor histidine kinase/response regulator translates to MRQYVVLLSLAASFLLLVPPNVAFASGFIENKVDWVQLRHEKATLKTTYFENKDTPKSVQDFTPDFIEHHFKPTPENHSFGFSKSRYWFYTEINIRNLAGSEHYERFEAFLEIAYPHLDNLWVYDLSAYDADTQTLIDLMSHLGDRQSHNNRPIASTTYKIPVSLEPDKTLKLLIFVHSTSSIQLPIYLWHPDNLLEQTQDLSLVYGIYFGITVVMALYNLFLGFSIRDISYFYYVGSIVLFALLQATLWGYSFQYFWPDQITFNEKSIPLLTFSVIVVDALFSRAFLQTAKNHRILDRVLLAIAFMNTVAFLAAWQFLPYQLAINIAIWSALLLCTVLLYTGIKLWRKGVIQARFYVLAWAVLLIGSVIYGFSIKGVLPINSITLHAAQLGSALEVIFLSFALADRINRMRLEKQEVERSTKLAMEEKNRDLNQILEALRKSNTVKDQFLATISHELRTPMHGIQSALELLTADRPESQDQTHLTAARSCAGHMTQMVESLLEFSEVQSGTLQLRQEPFNLHQALNPILEKIEADCRRKNITFQHLPARLNQHLIGDEKRLGEVLLQILDNAVKFTHTGSVTFAWEINVADSVIETKFVISDTGVGIDPKIKAHIFKPFNQGDSSFSRQYGGLGFGMSLSKALVETMGGTIHYDSVTRQNSDIDNGTQITIQIPWQKGTEIIASHDNRALKPTEGVDSTDSQTETALPVLIVEDNPVNQLLLKTIVIKLGYPVETANNGGEAIEMCNKLSFCCILMDCQMPIIDGFEATRTIRAHSGKNNRTPIIAVTANAMSGDRERCLASGMSDYLKKPVSKSQLKRCIEANLCPETDT
- a CDS encoding flavin-containing monooxygenase; amino-acid sequence: MTTRSKTPNTKATTTKPARRASTAASKANILKTNVSNTKVSKSNASKTPRKNTANVIGIESRSKPKLASVVIIGAGFAGIGMAIRLQQSGIKDFIILERGSEVGGTWRDNQYPGAACDIPSNLYSYSFAQNPNWSKSFSGSREILDYIKNLVKEHNLESYIRFNCNVVDTEFHEEGGIWNVTCENGNHYCGRAMVMAQGPLSNASLPNIEGVEDFEGHKIHSARWDHNYDFKGKKVAVIGTGASAVQIIPELIKEAEHVKVFQRTAAWVMPRPDFNVPNWNKALFSKIPATQRAVRNALYLGHEAMALAVIWNSPLTRVAEKIGAAHLKNQVKDKWLRRQLTPNYKIGCKRVLVSNDYYPALQQENCKLITWPINKISASGIKTVEGIEHQVDCIVFATGFDVCKSGTPFPVRGLEGVELSERWARGAKAYKSISVTGYPNLFMIFGPNSGPGHNSALVYMESQLDYAVKGISKILSENLKLMDVRSDKQRRFNADIQRRLAKTNWNSGCKSWYLTEDGFNATMYPGFASQFKAQMEKFKSTDYRIVKA
- a CDS encoding PQQ-dependent sugar dehydrogenase, giving the protein MTSLAKLLVLVSLFSQFACSENDETVDLYALLQVEVLTTELSSPWGMVQLPDGALLITEKTGSARLWSRGRLSHPISRTPEAYVAGQGGLLDVVLHPEYEKNGWIYLSYAYGDRRKNATRLVRTRLSGLQFSTPEVLFTATRKNTAAHFGGRMTFLPDRTLLLTVGDGYSFKDQAQELSSTLGKIIRLNGDGSIPDDNPFVALESAKPEIYSLGHRNPQGIYFDPERKVVFSNEHGPKGGDEINIIESGKNYGWPKITYGVDYSGEVITPHSALPGLEQPLVDWTPSIAPSSIIVYYGQQFPEFRGHLLSTTLKYRELRLTQLSGTKVVNEVSLLTEWNERFRDLLVGSEGEIYLLTDSGKLMKVTRR
- a CDS encoding DUF962 domain-containing protein, with product MSEKAYQSFREFYPFYLSEHTNATCRLLHFIGSTLVLMALVFIIFTGAWAYIWVLLLLGYGPAWVGHFFFENNRPATFKYPLYSFMGDWVMYKDLWTRKEKFNP